Proteins from one Myxococcales bacterium genomic window:
- a CDS encoding DUF4215 domain-containing protein, with the protein MALLMSGCSSELSQMECPDSNGCPHCGDGYRSSNEGCDDGNVNPNDGCTADCRVEATETEPNDVIAQANELVQPFYAEISPDLGT; encoded by the coding sequence ATGGCTCTTCTCATGTCCGGTTGCTCGTCGGAGCTGTCGCAAATGGAGTGCCCCGACTCGAACGGATGTCCACACTGCGGCGACGGCTACCGGTCGAGCAATGAGGGATGCGACGACGGGAACGTGAACCCCAACGATGGGTGCACGGCCGATTGCCGTGTGGAAGCAACCGAGACTGAGCCGAACGACGTGATCGCGCAGGCCAACGAGCTGGTGCAACCGTTCTACGCGGAGATATCACCGGATCTGGGGACTTAG